A DNA window from Caulobacter mirabilis contains the following coding sequences:
- a CDS encoding IPT/TIG domain-containing protein, producing MVSVALRGFARRAGSRAAWISPLKAVGLAFAWCAALLVGALGATPTPAWAQYGQGAPEITSVSPSAGRVAGGETVTITGVNLRPIPGPGITVRFGGTQVMTLREDPTFIEVRTPPGVAGTTVDVVVTTSYGSTPVTAASKFSYAAAPVITSVNPGYGLHSETRQVVLTGQNFTGARGVSFAGWGVPFTVDSDGQITLTTRPVAQGVSADIIVTGASGETARTIYRATGPAKVTTATIYRGPAGSEITYTGVGFTGMTSVTIGGVAASFSVTSDTELKVTVPGGLVSGSHPVAMTTPMGTATAASFYVLGAPIVSSIGFNESAPEGGNMLTINGVGFAQPLTVKFGEVASPNAIFYREDFIVAAVPPGVGQQQVTVTTPHGVSATGPATAFTYVSEPRVNSLGLSRGPSTGGDEIEIYGYNLGGATAVQFGSASATFVVVSSSRILAVTPRGPESSTSS from the coding sequence ATGGTTTCGGTGGCGTTGCGCGGTTTCGCGCGGCGCGCGGGTTCGCGCGCGGCTTGGATTTCTCCCTTGAAGGCGGTCGGCCTGGCGTTCGCCTGGTGCGCGGCGCTGCTCGTCGGCGCGCTGGGGGCGACGCCGACGCCGGCGTGGGCTCAATATGGGCAGGGCGCGCCCGAAATAACGAGCGTGAGCCCTTCCGCGGGGCGTGTCGCTGGTGGCGAGACGGTCACCATTACAGGCGTCAACCTTCGTCCGATACCCGGCCCCGGGATCACCGTAAGATTCGGCGGAACGCAGGTCATGACGTTGCGGGAAGATCCAACGTTCATTGAGGTTCGGACGCCGCCGGGCGTCGCTGGGACGACAGTGGACGTTGTAGTGACCACCTCATATGGATCCACCCCGGTCACCGCCGCCAGCAAGTTTTCCTATGCCGCAGCGCCGGTCATCACCTCGGTCAACCCGGGCTACGGCCTGCATTCTGAGACGCGTCAGGTCGTCCTGACCGGACAGAACTTCACGGGCGCGAGAGGCGTCAGCTTCGCCGGCTGGGGCGTGCCGTTCACCGTCGACAGCGACGGCCAGATTACGCTGACGACCCGTCCGGTGGCCCAGGGGGTGAGCGCCGACATCATCGTCACCGGCGCAAGTGGAGAGACCGCTCGGACGATCTATCGGGCGACGGGGCCCGCCAAGGTCACCACCGCCACGATCTATCGTGGGCCCGCGGGGTCTGAGATCACCTACACCGGCGTCGGCTTCACCGGGATGACGTCCGTCACCATCGGCGGTGTGGCAGCCAGCTTCAGCGTCACGAGCGATACGGAGCTGAAGGTCACAGTCCCAGGCGGTCTCGTTTCCGGCAGTCACCCGGTCGCGATGACGACCCCGATGGGGACCGCCACGGCGGCATCGTTCTACGTTCTCGGCGCTCCTATCGTCAGTTCGATCGGCTTCAACGAAAGCGCGCCTGAAGGCGGCAACATGCTGACGATCAACGGCGTCGGTTTTGCTCAGCCGCTGACCGTCAAGTTCGGCGAGGTCGCATCGCCGAACGCGATCTTCTATCGCGAAGACTTCATCGTCGCCGCAGTGCCACCCGGCGTCGGCCAACAGCAGGTGACCGTCACCACGCCGCACGGTGTTAGCGCGACCGGGCCTGCGACGGCCTTCACCTACGTGAGCGAGCCTCGCGTAAACAGCCTGGGACTGAGCCGCGGCCCATCCACGGGCGGCGATGAGATTGAGATCTACGGCTACAACCTTGGCGGCGCGACTGCGGTCCAGTTCGGTTCCGCCAGTGCGACCTTTGTCGTTGTGTCCAGCAGTCGGATCCTGGCTGTGACCCCCCGGGGACCGGAGTCGTCGACGTCGTCGTGA
- the hutC gene encoding histidine utilization repressor, whose amino-acid sequence MTTSGTLHKRIRSDIAERILSGDWPPGHRIPFEHELMAQYGCSRMTVNKALTPLAESGLIVRKRRAGSFVSRPRIHSAVLDVPDIQAEIIGRGEVYGYELLSRRVRRALRKDAEELELATPGRVVALRCLHRAAGRPFALEERLIGLTATPEAEAVDFTITPPGTWLLGFVPWTEAEHRISAVNVSRSTAKLLGIHQAGACLSLERRTWRGREGVTYVRLLFPGELHDLVARFERPSGQRLDF is encoded by the coding sequence ATGACGACGAGCGGAACCCTGCACAAACGCATCCGCTCCGACATCGCCGAGCGCATTCTGTCGGGCGACTGGCCGCCCGGCCACCGCATCCCGTTCGAGCACGAGCTGATGGCCCAGTACGGCTGCTCGCGCATGACGGTGAACAAGGCCCTGACCCCGCTGGCCGAGAGCGGCCTGATCGTGCGCAAGCGCCGGGCGGGGTCGTTCGTCTCCCGGCCGCGGATCCACTCGGCCGTGCTCGACGTGCCGGACATCCAGGCCGAGATCATCGGCCGGGGCGAGGTCTACGGCTACGAGCTGCTGTCGCGCCGCGTGCGCAGGGCCCTGCGCAAGGACGCCGAGGAGTTGGAGCTGGCCACGCCCGGCCGCGTGGTCGCCCTGCGCTGCCTGCATCGCGCCGCCGGCCGCCCGTTCGCGCTGGAAGAGCGGCTGATCGGCCTGACCGCCACGCCGGAAGCCGAGGCGGTGGACTTCACGATCACCCCGCCGGGCACCTGGCTGCTGGGTTTCGTCCCCTGGACCGAGGCCGAGCACCGGATCAGCGCCGTCAACGTGTCCCGCTCGACGGCCAAGCTGCTCGGGATCCACCAGGCTGGGGCCTGCCTGTCGCTGGAGCGTCGCACCTGGCGGGGGCGCGAGGGGGTGACCTATGTCCGCCTGCTGTTCCCGGGCGAGCTCCATGACCTCGTCGCCCGCTTCGAACGCCCCAGCGGCCAACGCCTGGATTTCTAA
- a CDS encoding PepSY domain-containing protein — MFLIRTLHKWFGLILGLQFLLWSISGAMMALIPHSKIESEHTIREPAVMVAPEQALPLAAAERAFGAPVTGLKLRPLGEGFVYEAATPAGTKLIDAVSGAPVIIDAARASALAAAAYSGDARIVSVRKVAEASVETRRVPLPVWRVEFDDREHTTVMVSATTGKEEARRNDSWRLWDIFWMIHIMDYTDRDNFNHPLIITVATGVTWLALSGLILLFRAFRRSDVSWVLDPIERMRDARKSRAG, encoded by the coding sequence ATGTTCCTGATCCGCACCCTGCACAAATGGTTCGGCCTGATCCTGGGCCTGCAGTTCCTGCTGTGGTCGATCAGCGGGGCGATGATGGCCCTGATCCCGCACAGCAAGATCGAGAGCGAGCACACCATCCGCGAACCGGCGGTGATGGTCGCCCCCGAGCAGGCTCTGCCGCTGGCCGCCGCCGAGCGCGCCTTCGGGGCGCCGGTGACGGGGTTGAAGCTGCGCCCGCTCGGCGAGGGCTTCGTCTACGAGGCGGCCACGCCGGCCGGCACGAAGCTGATCGACGCCGTCAGCGGCGCGCCGGTGATCATCGACGCCGCCCGCGCCTCGGCTCTAGCCGCGGCGGCCTACAGCGGCGACGCCAGGATCGTCTCGGTGCGCAAGGTGGCCGAGGCCAGCGTCGAGACCCGCCGCGTGCCGCTGCCCGTCTGGCGCGTGGAGTTCGACGACCGGGAGCACACCACGGTCATGGTCTCGGCGACGACCGGCAAGGAGGAGGCCCGCCGCAACGACTCCTGGCGCCTGTGGGACATCTTCTGGATGATCCACATCATGGACTACACCGATCGGGACAACTTCAACCACCCGCTGATCATCACGGTGGCGACGGGGGTGACCTGGCTGGCGCTGAGCGGGCTGATCCTGCTGTTCCGGGCCTTCCGGCGGTCGGACGTGTCCTGGGTGCTGGACCCGATCGAACGGATGCGTGACGCTCGCAAGTCGCGGGCGGGTTAG
- a CDS encoding TonB-dependent receptor — MRRNSKRLLLVGAVLTATMMGAQALAQEAASEVEEVVVTGSRIKRQDITGVGPATVVTEEQIARTGLSNVESLLQRLPASAGAAGNQTNAYWTGNGYGTAQVNLRGLGINRTLTLLNGRRVVNGGTGANSAPDLNMIPSAIIGRMEVLKDGASAIYGADAIAGVVNIITLQEFEGLKITGKYGITGENDGAESTLDVLWGMKGDRGSVVAALTYQKTDEVNLASRAPCGLAELTPGKLSCSYSGSTAGGRARLSAPYTLPGGTVLPAGSFINFNQTPGNSIEAYDNAKHGFNSNAYLNAVSPIERISTALIANYKLNDSVDLFAEAFFTHRESAQLATPGTLRNIPIAASHPTNPTGQDLFLVQRRLAEPGPRHFFQETDTYRFVAGAKGEFGDNWSWEAALNWGRNTGIDGNTNIANLTRVANTLNTSVCGNAPGALIPCGDYLGADLTKQVLDYILVDTRDAGGNEQRSFTGGIAGTLFDLPAGPLGVAAGFDVRQERGWRDPDALIVTGEANTNQQDPIAGKMNAKEVYVEVSAPLLADLPLIKRLELDAAVRYSDYDLFGANDTYKLGLNWTVVDSLRVRATFGTGFRVPSVPELFGGVAEGNLTTTDPCSRYATSTNAVLKANCQASGVPNNFVQLGTTILTTVGGNENLKPESAETFTLGLVWQPEFASGLSVTVDYFDIKITDAIRSIPGSTKLAVCYATPNLAHPFCAPSSFTRSTLTGEVNFLSSQPVNTGEERMSGVDIGVRYGFDLMGRRATLDWNTTYLGEYVVTPFPGAEEIRYDGRVGGGTGGYPHWRSNAAFSVQDERWTATWSVQWIGEAQDFNAQPGEIGYEAPNVFYHNAQFAYRLGDNADIAFGVDNLFDEKAPFVKSWTDGNTDTMTYDLLGRRGYLRLSYRFN, encoded by the coding sequence ATGCGCCGGAACTCGAAGCGACTGCTGTTGGTGGGCGCCGTCCTGACGGCGACGATGATGGGGGCTCAGGCCTTGGCCCAGGAAGCGGCCAGCGAGGTTGAGGAAGTCGTCGTCACCGGCAGCCGGATCAAGCGCCAGGACATCACCGGCGTCGGTCCCGCGACGGTGGTGACCGAGGAGCAGATCGCGCGCACCGGTCTCAGCAACGTCGAGAGCCTGCTGCAGCGCCTACCGGCCTCCGCGGGGGCCGCCGGCAACCAGACCAACGCCTACTGGACCGGCAACGGCTACGGCACGGCGCAGGTGAACCTGCGCGGCCTGGGCATCAATCGCACCCTGACCCTGCTCAACGGCCGCCGCGTCGTGAACGGCGGCACCGGCGCCAACAGCGCGCCCGACCTGAACATGATCCCCTCGGCGATCATCGGCCGGATGGAGGTGCTGAAGGACGGCGCCTCGGCCATCTACGGCGCCGACGCCATCGCCGGGGTGGTCAACATCATCACCCTGCAGGAGTTCGAAGGCCTGAAGATCACCGGCAAGTACGGGATCACCGGCGAGAACGACGGCGCGGAATCCACGCTCGACGTCCTCTGGGGCATGAAGGGCGACCGCGGCAGCGTCGTCGCGGCGCTGACCTACCAGAAGACCGACGAGGTGAACCTGGCCAGCCGCGCGCCCTGCGGCCTGGCGGAGCTGACGCCGGGCAAACTGAGCTGCTCCTACAGCGGCTCCACCGCCGGCGGCCGGGCCCGCCTGTCGGCGCCCTACACACTGCCGGGCGGGACGGTCCTGCCGGCCGGCAGCTTCATCAACTTCAACCAGACGCCCGGCAACTCGATCGAGGCCTACGACAACGCCAAGCACGGCTTCAACTCGAACGCCTATCTGAACGCCGTCTCGCCGATCGAGCGGATCAGCACCGCCCTGATCGCGAACTACAAGCTGAACGACAGCGTCGACCTGTTCGCCGAAGCCTTCTTCACGCACCGTGAGAGCGCCCAGCTGGCCACGCCCGGCACGCTGCGCAACATTCCGATCGCGGCTTCACACCCGACCAATCCGACGGGGCAGGACCTCTTCCTGGTCCAGCGCCGTCTCGCCGAGCCGGGGCCGCGCCACTTCTTCCAGGAAACCGACACCTATCGCTTCGTGGCCGGAGCCAAGGGCGAGTTCGGCGACAACTGGAGCTGGGAGGCGGCGCTCAACTGGGGTCGCAACACGGGTATCGACGGCAACACCAACATCGCCAACCTGACCCGCGTGGCCAACACCCTGAACACCTCGGTGTGCGGCAACGCGCCGGGCGCGCTGATCCCCTGCGGCGATTACCTCGGCGCCGACCTGACCAAGCAGGTTCTCGACTACATCCTGGTCGACACCCGCGACGCCGGCGGCAACGAGCAGCGCAGCTTCACCGGCGGCATCGCCGGGACGCTGTTCGACCTGCCGGCCGGCCCGCTGGGCGTCGCGGCTGGGTTCGACGTCCGGCAGGAGCGGGGCTGGCGTGATCCGGACGCCCTGATCGTCACCGGCGAGGCCAACACCAACCAGCAGGACCCGATCGCCGGCAAGATGAACGCCAAGGAGGTGTACGTCGAAGTCTCGGCGCCGCTGCTGGCCGACCTGCCGCTGATCAAGCGCCTCGAACTGGACGCCGCCGTCCGCTACTCGGATTACGATCTGTTCGGCGCCAACGACACCTACAAGCTGGGTCTGAACTGGACCGTCGTCGACAGCCTGCGCGTCCGCGCCACCTTCGGCACCGGCTTCCGCGTGCCGAGCGTGCCGGAACTGTTCGGCGGCGTGGCCGAGGGCAACCTGACGACCACCGACCCCTGCAGCCGCTACGCCACCAGCACCAATGCGGTGCTGAAGGCGAACTGCCAGGCCTCGGGCGTGCCGAACAATTTCGTCCAGCTGGGCACCACCATCCTGACGACCGTCGGCGGCAACGAGAACCTGAAGCCGGAGTCGGCCGAGACCTTCACCCTGGGTCTGGTCTGGCAGCCCGAATTCGCGAGCGGCCTGTCGGTGACCGTCGACTACTTCGACATCAAGATCACCGACGCCATTCGGTCGATCCCGGGTTCGACCAAGCTGGCGGTCTGTTACGCGACGCCGAACCTGGCCCACCCATTCTGCGCCCCGTCCAGCTTCACCCGCAGCACGCTGACCGGCGAGGTGAACTTCCTGTCCTCGCAGCCGGTGAACACCGGCGAGGAGCGGATGAGCGGCGTCGACATCGGCGTGCGCTACGGCTTCGACCTGATGGGCCGCCGCGCCACCCTGGACTGGAACACCACCTATCTGGGTGAGTACGTCGTCACCCCGTTCCCCGGCGCCGAGGAGATCCGCTACGACGGTCGCGTTGGCGGCGGCACGGGCGGCTACCCGCACTGGCGGTCGAACGCGGCCTTCTCGGTGCAGGACGAGCGCTGGACGGCCACCTGGTCGGTGCAGTGGATCGGCGAGGCGCAGGACTTCAACGCCCAGCCCGGCGAGATCGGCTACGAGGCGCCGAACGTCTTCTATCACAACGCCCAGTTCGCCTATCGTCTGGGGGACAACGCCGACATCGCCTTCGGCGTCGACAACCTGTTCGACGAGAAGGCGCCGTTCGTGAAGAGCTGGACCGACGGCAACACCGACACCATGACCTACGACCTGCTCGGCCGCCGCGGCTACCTGCGTCTGAGCTACCGCTTCAACTAG
- a CDS encoding ATP-binding protein has product MRVSRQVGSLSDGWSGGPLRGVDPATLRGLRRLVATVDGRLRVTSQVAVDLLGRQVRDVFPAQRTLDQYFPFEPLRSAMRTGVARALAGDPVSLDAHTDDGRGVSFALMPRYGGGGRQDGFFLMAEDRAVGDVDRARSRFLAAVSHELRTPMNGIFAVADILAGRPLPSADLELVEIMRRSGRDLLDLLNEIIDLSRIETGAMRLSRKAFSPRELLESLESVWTLAAYARGLDLRFSIEGAPERLVGDPVRIKQVLSNLLNNAIRFTPDGHVGLEARATPAGDGRVLLSLSVSDTGPGIDPELQDRLFDPFVTGGSSRVGPGLGLAISRELVGLMGGAIRAVSAPGGGARIVVDIELPEAEPTIAAAPLARRSGEVGRARVLVAEDHPVNRRVMALLLDHLGVEHEMVEDGEAAVAAALRGGIDLILMDLRMPRMDGIEATVAIRAAGLETPILAVTAEASAEEEAVMLAAGIDAVLPKPISLAGLAEALAVVMKRSEPVGA; this is encoded by the coding sequence ATGCGGGTCTCCAGACAGGTTGGGTCTTTATCCGACGGCTGGAGCGGCGGCCCGCTGCGCGGCGTTGATCCGGCGACGTTGAGAGGGCTGCGCCGGTTGGTGGCGACGGTCGACGGCCGGCTGCGGGTGACCTCGCAGGTCGCCGTCGACCTGCTCGGCCGGCAGGTGCGCGACGTGTTTCCGGCCCAGCGGACGCTGGATCAGTATTTCCCGTTCGAGCCGCTTCGTTCAGCGATGCGGACGGGGGTGGCGCGAGCGCTCGCGGGGGATCCGGTGTCGCTCGACGCCCACACCGACGATGGCCGAGGCGTCAGCTTCGCACTGATGCCGAGGTATGGCGGGGGCGGGCGGCAGGACGGCTTCTTCCTCATGGCCGAGGATCGCGCCGTCGGCGACGTCGATCGCGCCAGGTCGCGTTTCCTGGCCGCCGTCAGCCATGAACTCCGCACGCCGATGAACGGCATTTTCGCCGTCGCCGACATTCTTGCCGGTCGGCCGCTGCCGTCGGCGGACTTGGAGCTGGTGGAGATCATGCGCCGATCGGGCCGCGACCTGCTTGATCTGCTGAACGAGATCATCGACCTGTCGCGGATCGAGACCGGCGCCATGCGCCTGTCGCGAAAGGCCTTCTCGCCACGTGAGCTCCTGGAGTCGCTGGAGTCGGTCTGGACCTTGGCCGCCTACGCCAGGGGGCTGGATCTTCGTTTCAGTATCGAGGGCGCGCCGGAGCGGCTGGTCGGCGACCCGGTGCGGATCAAGCAGGTCCTTTCGAACCTCCTGAACAACGCCATCAGATTCACGCCGGACGGCCATGTCGGGCTGGAGGCCCGGGCGACGCCCGCCGGGGACGGCCGAGTCCTGCTGAGCCTGTCGGTCAGCGACACCGGGCCGGGCATCGATCCCGAGTTGCAGGATCGTCTGTTCGACCCGTTCGTGACCGGCGGGAGCTCGCGCGTCGGCCCCGGCCTGGGTCTGGCGATCAGCCGCGAGCTGGTCGGGCTCATGGGGGGCGCGATCCGCGCCGTCTCGGCTCCCGGCGGAGGGGCCCGCATCGTCGTGGACATCGAGCTGCCGGAAGCCGAGCCGACGATCGCGGCGGCCCCGCTGGCTCGACGTTCGGGCGAGGTCGGGCGGGCCCGGGTGCTGGTGGCGGAGGACCATCCGGTCAATCGCCGGGTCATGGCGCTGCTGCTCGATCATCTCGGCGTGGAGCACGAGATGGTCGAGGACGGCGAAGCCGCCGTGGCCGCGGCGCTTCGCGGCGGCATCGACCTGATCCTGATGGACCTGCGAATGCCGCGCATGGACGGCATCGAGGCGACCGTGGCCATCCGCGCCGCCGGTCTGGAGACGCCGATCCTGGCGGTGACCGCCGAGGCCTCCGCCGAAGAGGAGGCCGTGATGCTGGCGGCCGGCATCGATGCGGTGCTGCCCAAGCCGATCAGCCTGGCCGGTCTGGCCGAGGCGCTAGCCGTCGTCATGAAGCGCTCGGAGCCGGTCGGGGCCTGA
- a CDS encoding LuxR C-terminal-related transcriptional regulator, translated as MDVLIIDDQPVFRETLAELIGKRFAGAHVRLAKDLESGLSMLAQRRSDLVVADLSSPGLQTDSGLRLLIERADGRPVLALDGRRHGHNLERSRRVGARGYLTKTSTRALMDAAIALVAAGGVYHPVDGDGEADHDGGRAKALSPRQLQVLRGLTQGKSNREIAVDLGIAEATVKLHVHAILNATGARNRTEAALLGRDAHVVQD; from the coding sequence ATGGATGTCCTCATCATCGATGATCAGCCGGTCTTCCGGGAAACCCTCGCTGAGCTGATCGGCAAGCGGTTCGCCGGCGCCCACGTTCGCCTGGCCAAGGACCTGGAGAGCGGACTGTCGATGCTGGCGCAGCGACGGTCGGACCTGGTCGTCGCCGACCTCTCCTCGCCGGGCCTGCAAACCGATTCCGGCCTCAGGCTGTTGATCGAACGCGCCGACGGCCGCCCCGTTCTGGCTTTGGACGGCCGTCGTCACGGTCACAATCTGGAGCGGTCTCGCCGGGTCGGCGCCCGCGGCTATCTGACCAAGACCTCGACTCGAGCGCTGATGGACGCCGCCATCGCCCTGGTCGCGGCCGGCGGCGTCTATCATCCCGTCGACGGCGACGGCGAAGCGGACCACGACGGCGGCCGAGCCAAGGCCCTGTCGCCTCGCCAGCTGCAGGTGCTGCGCGGCCTGACCCAGGGCAAGTCCAACCGCGAGATCGCCGTCGACCTGGGCATCGCCGAGGCCACGGTGAAGTTGCATGTGCACGCCATCCTCAACGCCACCGGCGCCCGCAATCGCACCGAGGCCGCCCTGCTCGGCCGGGACGCGCACGTCGTCCAGGACTGA
- a CDS encoding MATE family efflux transporter, with the protein MIDELNRTDTAAPPAQAGARRDRFVAEAKDLLVLAGPLVFTQLAQMAILATDVVLLGRLSTQALAAAAIGNTVYYFCWLIGSGPASAVSPLVAQLIGARPKARAGVRRIVRMGLWGAILLSLPLVPILLSSHWILAHLGQDPELARGAGLFTAMLCVGLPFSFGFQVLRNFATALGKPNAALWVMLSSILFNGLVAWTLIFGHFGLPKLGLVGAGMATSMSAIWAFVLMLIVVRATPTLRRYRVLRRFGRPIWRTLREILTLGMPIGVTMLFEAMLFNAMTLVVGTFGSTPLAAHQVALNFASVTFMIPMGVAMAATVRVGRFAGAGDREGARRAGFVAMIVGAGLISLFGVLMFFQGDWIAGLYIAGREPDDLKVIALAALFLKVAAAFQLVDALQVVGAQSLRGLKDARTPMILAGVSYWLFGAPMCVFLGVYLGMQGLGVWIGLAFGLAVAAVAMCLRFHLLTRTKLPL; encoded by the coding sequence ATGATCGACGAACTGAACAGAACCGACACGGCGGCCCCGCCCGCCCAAGCCGGCGCCCGCCGCGACCGCTTCGTCGCCGAAGCCAAGGACCTGCTGGTCCTGGCCGGCCCACTGGTGTTCACCCAGCTCGCCCAGATGGCCATCCTGGCCACGGACGTCGTCCTGCTCGGCCGCCTGTCCACCCAGGCCTTGGCCGCCGCGGCGATCGGCAACACCGTCTACTACTTCTGCTGGCTGATCGGCAGCGGCCCGGCCTCGGCGGTCTCGCCGCTGGTCGCGCAACTGATCGGCGCCCGGCCAAAGGCCCGCGCCGGCGTCCGCCGCATCGTCCGCATGGGGCTGTGGGGGGCGATCCTGCTCAGCCTGCCGCTGGTCCCGATCCTGCTCTCGAGCCACTGGATCCTCGCCCATCTCGGCCAGGATCCGGAGCTCGCGCGCGGCGCCGGCCTGTTCACAGCCATGCTCTGCGTCGGCCTGCCCTTCTCGTTCGGCTTCCAGGTGCTGCGGAACTTCGCCACGGCGCTGGGCAAGCCGAACGCGGCCCTGTGGGTGATGCTGTCGTCGATCCTGTTCAACGGCCTGGTCGCCTGGACCTTGATCTTCGGGCACTTCGGCCTGCCGAAGCTGGGCCTGGTCGGGGCCGGCATGGCCACTTCGATGTCGGCGATCTGGGCCTTCGTGCTGATGCTGATTGTGGTCCGGGCGACGCCGACGCTGCGGCGCTACCGCGTGCTGCGGCGGTTCGGCCGGCCGATCTGGCGCACCCTGCGCGAGATCCTGACGCTGGGCATGCCGATCGGCGTGACCATGCTGTTCGAGGCGATGCTGTTCAACGCCATGACCCTGGTGGTCGGGACCTTCGGCAGCACGCCGCTGGCCGCGCACCAGGTGGCGCTGAACTTCGCGTCGGTGACCTTCATGATCCCGATGGGCGTGGCCATGGCCGCGACCGTCCGCGTCGGCCGCTTCGCCGGGGCGGGGGACCGCGAGGGCGCTCGCCGCGCGGGGTTCGTGGCCATGATCGTCGGCGCCGGCCTGATCAGCCTGTTCGGCGTGCTGATGTTCTTTCAGGGCGACTGGATCGCCGGCCTCTATATCGCCGGCCGCGAGCCCGACGACCTGAAGGTCATCGCCCTGGCGGCGCTGTTCCTCAAGGTCGCGGCCGCCTTCCAGCTGGTCGACGCCCTGCAGGTCGTCGGCGCCCAGTCGCTGCGCGGCCTGAAGGACGCCCGCACGCCGATGATCCTGGCCGGCGTCAGCTACTGGCTGTTCGGCGCCCCGATGTGCGTCTTCCTCGGCGTCTACCTGGGCATGCAGGGCCTGGGGGTGTGGATCGGCCTGGCCTTCGGGCTGGCGGTGGCGGCCGTGGCCATGTGCCTGCGCTTCCACCTGCTGACGCGGACGAAGCTGCCGCTGTGA